GACAAACTTCCTGAACCTACTGATAAGGAGTAAAACTATGTCAATATTTAAAGCGTATGATATAAGAGGAATCTATAATAAAGATTTTAATAAAGATACGGCATACAAAATCGGGTTTTTCTTAAATAAACTTTTTGATGCAAAAGAGATTGCAGTCTGCTTTGATATAAGAACATCATCTATAGAAATCTATGAAAACTTAAAGCAGGGGATTATCGATTCGGGCGCTTTTGTTCATAACTATGGTGTTACCACAACACCTATGAGTTATTACATAGCGAAAAACAAAGGTTATAAAACAACTGTTATGATAACTGCATCTCACAATCCGAAAGAATACAACGGTTTTAAAATTTCAGGTCCTGATGCTGTTCCTGTCGGTCAGGAAAGCGGGCTTTTAAAACTTAAAGAACTTGTAGAAAATGAAGAAATAAAACCGGCTGTAAACAAAGGAAACGAAATTATTAAAGATATTAAGGACGAGTATGTTTCCTTTATGAAAAAGAAACTTAAAAAAGTTTCTAACTTAAAGTTCAGCATAGACTGTTCTTCAGGTTCGGCAAGCCTGATTGCAAGAGATATATTCGGTAAGAATGCGAATATTATTTTAGGTGAGCCGGACGGGGAATTTACTCATCATTCCCCTAATCCTATAGAAGAATCTTCAAGGAAAATGATTACAGATGAAGTTATAAGCACTAAGTCGGATATCGGAATTATTTTTGACGGCGATGCAGACAGGGTTATGTTTATAGACAATAAGGGCAGATTTGTTTCTCCCGACCTTATTATAAATGTTCTGGCATTTGCTCTTCTTGATAAAGAAGGAGAAAAAGTTATATGCGATATCCGTTCTTCAAAATCCTGCA
The DNA window shown above is from Oscillospiraceae bacterium and carries:
- a CDS encoding phosphomannomutase/phosphoglucomutase, encoding MSIFKAYDIRGIYNKDFNKDTAYKIGFFLNKLFDAKEIAVCFDIRTSSIEIYENLKQGIIDSGAFVHNYGVTTTPMSYYIAKNKGYKTTVMITASHNPKEYNGFKISGPDAVPVGQESGLLKLKELVENEEIKPAVNKGNEIIKDIKDEYVSFMKKKLKKVSNLKFSIDCSSGSASLIARDIFGKNANIILGEPDGEFTHHSPNPIEESSRKMITDEVISTKSDIGIIFDGDADRVMFIDNKGRFVSPDLIINVLAFALLDKEGEKVICDIRSSKSCSDYIKLLGCEPVIWKVGHVFAKAKLRETGALFGGELAGHYYFKEFGNCDSGILAAIYVLNTVSEWKRDHINLADFIDEFASWHSSGEINFKIENKKEVIEKIKDEFLKEKYIKFYDFDGIRFDFDNWWFNIRMSNTEPYLRLVVEANSKSLLEEKKEYMTKMIKGDV